The proteins below come from a single Prosthecobacter sp. SYSU 5D2 genomic window:
- a CDS encoding cysteine desulfurase: MDWPQLRADFPILNQEVHGHPLVYFDNAASSQKPRQVIDALVHYYQHDHANVHRGLHELSMRATDAFEATRKKVARFIGAAREEEIIYTRGTTEGINLVAQVWSSQYLKPGDVILLTGMEHHSNLVPWQLAAKRSGAVVKHIPVLENGTLDLEAAESLLNEQVKVFACVHISNSLGTINPVKELCGKARALGAMTLVDGAQAVGHVPVNVQDIGCDFYAFSGHKMCAPTGIGALYGRYELLEKMDPWHGGGEMITTVTMETAAYKAPPAKFEAGTPNIADVIGLGAAIDYLESIGMENIQAHGLELTAYAYAQMQTLPGIRILGPEQPRASLIAFALDCAHPHDLVEFANTYGLALRGGHHCTQPLMKRFKLPGTSRASFYFYNTQAEVDQMMNILNQAVKFFS, translated from the coding sequence CCAGAAGCCGCGCCAGGTGATTGACGCCCTGGTTCATTATTACCAGCACGACCATGCCAACGTGCATCGCGGCCTGCATGAACTGAGCATGCGCGCCACCGACGCTTTCGAAGCCACTCGGAAAAAAGTCGCCCGTTTTATCGGGGCCGCCCGTGAGGAAGAGATCATCTACACACGCGGCACCACGGAGGGCATCAACCTCGTCGCCCAGGTCTGGTCCTCCCAGTATCTGAAGCCAGGGGATGTCATCCTGCTCACCGGCATGGAGCATCACAGCAACCTTGTTCCCTGGCAGCTTGCGGCCAAACGCAGCGGGGCCGTTGTAAAACACATCCCTGTTTTGGAGAACGGAACCCTGGACCTTGAGGCGGCTGAATCCCTCCTCAATGAGCAGGTGAAAGTCTTCGCCTGCGTCCACATTTCCAATTCCCTCGGCACGATCAATCCGGTGAAGGAGCTGTGTGGCAAAGCGCGCGCCCTCGGCGCCATGACCCTGGTGGACGGTGCTCAGGCAGTCGGACATGTGCCGGTGAACGTCCAGGACATAGGCTGTGATTTTTACGCCTTCTCCGGTCACAAAATGTGCGCCCCCACCGGCATCGGCGCTCTTTACGGCCGCTATGAACTGCTAGAAAAAATGGACCCCTGGCATGGCGGTGGCGAAATGATCACCACCGTCACGATGGAAACCGCCGCTTATAAGGCACCACCCGCCAAGTTTGAAGCCGGCACGCCAAACATTGCCGATGTCATCGGCCTCGGTGCAGCCATTGATTATCTGGAAAGCATCGGGATGGAAAACATCCAGGCTCACGGTCTGGAACTGACCGCCTATGCCTATGCGCAGATGCAGACCCTGCCCGGCATCCGCATCCTCGGCCCGGAGCAGCCCCGGGCCTCCCTCATCGCCTTTGCCCTGGACTGTGCGCATCCCCATGACCTGGTGGAATTTGCCAACACCTATGGCCTGGCTCTTCGCGGCGGCCATCACTGCACGCAGCCGCTGATGAAGCGCTTCAAGCTCCCTGGCACCAGCCGCGCCAGTTTTTACTTTTACAACACCCAGGCCGAGGTGGACCAGATGATGAACATCCTCAACCAGGCCGTAAAATTTTTCTCCTGA
- the sufU gene encoding Fe-S cluster assembly sulfur transfer protein SufU has translation MALSDELRDLYQQVILDHSKNPRNHGELTGDCVHVHGDNPTCGDEIDMWVRFGPEGQVEDIKFTGQGCAISQASASMMTVKIKGAEGAKARAMLEDFRHVVLGDAPVKDEDALGELILLEGVQKFPQRVKCAMLGWRALEQAMGEQK, from the coding sequence ATGGCCCTCTCCGACGAACTCCGCGACCTCTACCAGCAAGTGATCCTCGATCACTCCAAAAATCCACGCAACCACGGCGAACTCACCGGAGACTGCGTTCATGTCCATGGCGACAATCCCACCTGTGGGGACGAGATTGACATGTGGGTCAGGTTCGGCCCTGAAGGCCAGGTGGAAGACATCAAATTCACCGGCCAGGGCTGCGCCATCAGCCAGGCCAGTGCCTCCATGATGACCGTCAAAATCAAAGGTGCCGAAGGTGCCAAGGCCAGGGCCATGCTGGAGGACTTCCGCCACGTCGTCCTGGGCGATGCCCCCGTCAAAGATGAAGACGCCCTCGGCGAACTCATCCTTCTTGAAGGTGTGCAGAAATTCCCCCAGCGCGTTAAATGTGCCATGCTCGGCTGGCGTGCCCTCGAGCAGGCCATGGGCGAGCAGAAGTGA